The Nicotiana tomentosiformis chromosome 2, ASM39032v3, whole genome shotgun sequence genome includes the window GGAatagagcccgacttcgactcagactccgactagatgttcaggcaAGTTTTCTTTATCTTATGCTtattaattgtgtgtcatggggacatgccacaacttaaagtttGGGATGGGGGGGTAATTGTatattgtatgtatatgtgttagctTAGTAGGTTAGAgatagaaattaaaaaaaaaaaaaattgaaataaattcGATTTATCCCGACGAttgatatcattcgacgggtttctcgAGGGaataaagtcgaaagaaaaaagacaaaaatattttcttttgttaggtagtgtaacaatctccccttgatttttctttgggccGCAGTTCTTTTCAAGAGTTTTAGTTGAACCGAgtgtagttaatttttatttttgttaggagtaggaaaccttgtgctatgatttgaattgaaagcaatatctcttgactttattataccttgagaatagtgagtgctttagttgtgatgcttaggctcagcttttgactcttgtataagtaccttaaagtgtatgatcttaactttacttaactgctttgactagagtgtcttgatagtataatcctgagtgagttatgtgccatgtgtgtgtgaggttttgtgtattctgtgtattgcatttgatgtctagaacttaccccgtgtgtttgcaaagcgaaatagtagttttattcaatcttggaagtgatttaggcatttctttgttgagccagttatatgcttttacccacctaattgttatgtatcttagttaaccctgttgagcctataatcctgtttctttggcaaccacattacaagtttTACCTAATTGTTctaattgaccatctatttgaaccttgtacctctcgtgagcatttaaaatttgttatgaactttgtaaaagttgaagtgtgagGTGGTTGGTTTAGCTTTTGAGTAGAACtaataaaataaggagaaaggtgcactatgttaaaaaagtaaaagtcacttgaattgaaaaagaaaagaaaaatagttgtattgttgtgaaaaaaataatacttgatagtggtaactcttgatatatttgtgcttaaagaagttgggagttaacgtatattgatgtgaaggtggagttatggtttgacataagtgtggggtttttgatatatgtattaaagtgcttagggaggtgtagtcactcttatatctaaatatatcctatctgtcccgcagcctacattacaaccaactaaagtcctacttgatccttgactgaatgagctcaattagtagagtagtacactacgggcaagcctatggtgtatcttttgtggcatatgaatgttgcttctgagagtgagtgaaatttttctatcttgagttcctaattattcttaaattatattgtgtgtggaactactctctattgttgtgtgagggcgcttaattcatgaaggaaaggtaatgctggtgacctctatgttagagtaagtgagcgggttataaataatgtgtggtgcttttgagtcaaatcttgaggcgatgATTTTACGTTAGACTGTTTAATCTATTTTAAGTATtattggtatgatgagttatgagagttgtttaaaaaggtcatgtcaatatgaagtgtagtttgattgctcgaagatgagcaatgatttaagtgtggggtgttgatggtaggctataatatcGTGTTtcagtcgcttattgcactctaattcactacactttattcgtgtttgagctttaattgatagtgttttgtacttattatgtgttttatgccttgtaggagtgattcctaTCTATGTAGatgtatggaatgaattcgagctttttggagctttgaagtctgagtaaaagcccaagggattaagcagggatcgcgttcgggggtcgaggaccaagtttggacATCAAAACGCTAGAAAAATCCGTACTCTGAAAAAACTTCACTAGTGCGGCGCGTGGTGCATCGCGGCTGCCTATTTTTCTGCTATCTGACAGATttcaactctctggatttcctcACTAATGCCCTGCATGGCGCGTATCCCCATGCGGCACGTCTGCGCAAAATTTACAgaggaatttatttatttcacgtaggaaaaggtgatttcatttgggtccgaccctacttgatataaatacatggaaaaatgttatttCCTGGACTTTTTGACATATATTAGACCTAATGAGGCGAAGAAAGAGtgggagaagcaaaagcacaaggagttcatcattcaatcctcactccagactcgagtttggatcgttttatgtttttctttactttaaacatatttgtgatgaattactccatatctatggagtagttctctttagggtttgatggatttgatgtattgatatttgtttgtggattataactctagtttatgtattgaatcgttttggatgatttagttgttgcatctatattcacatgttcatgtaatcgagagaggcataacttgtgatatctttgcattatcttgttggttgagttcattaattcttcttagtaatcgaaagaggctagttgaatcattgattaaatatagttaggaggataatcgagagaggttctcctaaagaccaatccattacgtatttttgcatatcttcagagagcttaaattggttcatattgagaggttgagacttaattgagagaggagtttctactaaataattgTACTGAAAATTAAGTGAATTTgaaagactcacttgaatattacaagtgaattatctagatttAAATCCCAGACAAATATCTTACacttatcctatcaaaaccctatttcCTCTtattgatatcttcctttgcttagtccttgcttcgattgtcattagtcaattagctctagatttttagttaattttagtattaatcacataaatctaaattgttgatcatcttagatatcaatctagctacaaactacgataatattatttaactccaatcatgtggatacgatattatattatactatattcgactagcgagcatatttaagtgtgtgttttgtgctcgtcaattTTCAGCCACAATTACACTAATTGCCTCCTTAGGCCTACTACAAATCATCTTAGATATGACCTTGTATAGGATATTGCAACAAGCTATAGGCCTATATTGACTTGCATTTCAGGTACTGCAATCTTTGGGATCAATGCTATATTTGTAGAGTTTATCTGTTTCAGAAGTTTGCCATTATGAAAAAATTCCAAGATGGCATCAGTGATATCTTTACCTACAATATCCCATGTTGCCTTAATAAATCCACTGTCATAGCCATCAAGCCCGGACTCTTGTTTTGATCAATGTGGAATATGGTTTGTTTAACCTCCCTTTCAGTGTATGGCTCCAATAATTTAAGATGATGTGTGGTATCCAGCACTGGCCCATTTCTCATGATACTAGCAAATGCCTTAATTATATGATTGTTCTTCCTTCCTAATAGTTCTTTTTAATATTCCACAAAGATGTTGGTTGTGATATCAGGGTCAGTCTGCCAGTTGCCTGCTGCATCCTTCAATTGAGTGGTATCTTACTTCAGTCTTCTGCGTTTAATCATTGAGTAAAAGTACTTGGTGTTATCATCACCAAGTTTCACCCATGTGGCCTTGCTTTTCTGTTGCAAGTGCATCTCAACCATAAAAGAAGATTGTATGAATTTATTGTATTTCTCCTTCTCCAGTTCCTGATAAGTTGCATTCAAAGGATTAGAGTATATTAACTCATGGGTTTGCCTAAGAGCCTTTCTGTCTATTTTTGATTTACTAAGAATGTTTCTAAAGGCCTTAGCATTTAATTCCTTTATCTCTCTTTTTAGAAGCTTCAGTCTTCTAACTACTTGTAACATGTTGCACCCTTGAATATGTACATTCCACCCTGCTTCTACCTTATCTCTAAATTGAGGATGTGTGACCCAGATATTGCAGAATATCAATGATCTCTTGAACCTAGGATTCTCATTTAGGAGAGCGATCTTTACTAGGTTATGATCACTTATACCTTCAGGGAGGACATTTGCTTTACTTAGTGGCATTATGTCTAACCACTCATTGTTAATGAAAACCcaatcaatttttttaaaaaatctctATCCACTAATACTTATGTTATTCCATGTGTATCTCTGCCCTACATGAGGAAGCTCAATCAACCCACAAGTGTCTGCACAGTGAGGGAAGTATGCAATTTCTTACCAGATTATTGAATTTCCTCTCACTCGATCATCTCCATTCAAAACTGAATTGAAGCCTCCTGCAATTATCCATGGTTGTTTGCATGTTTTGCTATAGTTCATCAATATATTCCATAGTTCCTTCATGTCCTCTTTTATGTTAAATGCATAcacaaaagacataacaagatcCAATTTCAAAGGTATATTTCGCACAACACTGGTGACAATCTGAGCTGTTGTTTCTAATGGTACTACAGTATAGTAATCTGGCCTCCATGTAATCCATATTCTCCCGTTATAATGGGCTGCTAAATTGGTGACATAAAGCCAtcctccaaatattttttcttcCATAATTTCAATCTTATTgctctttatttttgtttctagTAATCCCACTAAACCCACTCTCTCATTATTGCAAAGGCGTTTGACTTCCTTTTGCTTATTTGGACTGTTAAGCCCTCCAACATTCCAGCTTAGACAATTAACCATTCTCTTGATCGGGAACCTTTTGACTACCCACATTGACATCACTTTCTTTTGTTGGTTGTTTGTCACTATTGTTCATATTACCTACACTGCTAGCAGCACTGTTGGTACTCTCTGTTGGACTGACCACCTTCTGTTGCTGATGATTTCCtacttgttgttgttgctgcttacTTTGCTTACGCCCATTTTTCTAAGGGGTAATCCATGTATTCTCTTTGGTTCCTTGTTTCTTTGCATTTATCACATTTCCCTCATTTACATTTGTCACATTTCCTGTCTTCTCCAATGGTAATTGCTGAGTTACATTCTCACCATTTGTGGCTTTCCCATTCTTATCATGTGCTACATTGTGTTGGCCCTTCTTCTTCCTACAGTTGACCTCACCATGCCCGTACTTATCATAATACTTGTATAAGGTAGCATTCATTTCTACCTCTACCAAGAATCTAGAAAAGTTCAATCCAGACTTCTTCTTAGTATTTTAATCAACTATTAGTGGTTTTCCAACCAAACTTCCTATCTTGCTCAAACTCTTAGGACTCCAACATTTGAAATCAAGCCTAGAAAATTTGATCCAGATTGGTACTGTATACAATTCATCTCTTGTAAACTCTATTTCAGAGCTCCAAACTTTCACAATGAAGGGTTTATTATCAAAGTGATAGATCTCACACTGAATTACATCATTTTTCCCCACCTCAGAATCAAATCAGACTAgaagaattttattttttaacatgGCAATTTTATTGATTCCATGCTTTGCCCACATCCTTTAGATATACCCCTGTAACACAGCAAAAGGTGGGTGTGCACCTAGAACATAACACACCACTGCCGTCTTCTAATAATCAATTTCAGAGCTAATATCTTCTAATTCAATGTCAATGATCGGAGAATCACTATGCAGGGAAGGAGCAACATACTCCAATTTGAATCCGACATTTGACACCTTCGAGATGTCAAAATTATCCCAAATAGATTGTTTCTTCACTGGTTCTATCCTTTCTTCTTCATCCATCATATCTGCCCATGATTTTCTCCCACTACTTGTTGGGGATTGTACCCCAGCACTTGTTGAAGCTTGCACGACATTGTTCCACAAATTCTGAGCTTGAATTTGGGATATCTGCTCACTCTCTTTTGGACGAGTTACTATTTTATTGATTTCCGATCGAATCTCTTTCCTGTATGGCTATAGCTTCCTTATTCTTCTGCCCTCGAAGGGCATTACCTTGTGTAGACATCGTCTGAGCTTGAAGAGCTTTCTGCGACGGCATGCATGCCCTCTTCCATGGCCGACGCAGGTTAGCAAACGTGCGCCGAGATAGAATACATGCCTCTTATTATGAGATAAAGATAGTTAATTATTAAAAATGGCAAAAAGCATATAATCCCTATGCTTTCTGGAAAAAAATACCTTTAGTTAATTTAATTACTTTGTGGTATGGAAATACGCTTACAGTTCCTTTGAGGTTCTAAAAGGTAATATCTTTTCAATGAGGTATTTAAACAATAACAGATGGAAGCACGATAGGAAGTAAAATGCTAACTTTTTAAATTAGAAAAAGTTTTACCGTATTTTAACTCGGCAGGGAATGACAAAAAAATGCAAATTCAATTCATATGGTTCTTTGAAATCCCCTTATATTTTTTTGGAATTTGCATTTGAGGTCAACGTACTAATGGAAACTAAAAGGGCTAATGAACGTGTTTGAGACGTTTTCTGCTTATCACATCACAGCTGATATAAGACAAAGAATTGATAAAAATGTAGAAATTTCTTATCGGCAAAAGCAAATCTGTAGCTTAGCTTTGAAAGCTACTTTAATAGTACAACTAATAGGTAGTTAAACTTATTACGTATAGCATATTGCATTGAAAAGGTTTCAGAAATTCCCATATATTTCATCCCTCACGTCAAGCATCTTAGCCTTAAACATGTACTACGACATAGATAACATACAAATGCACTTTTTATAACTTGCACATGCCAGGGCACGGTGTATAGTTAGAAATCTTACACTTGtttcttcttttatctttttttcctttttggagTGAGGAAGGCTCAAATAAGAGGAAGAAAATGAAAAAGGTTGGTGAGAATTGAATGTCGCACTTGTAAATACTTATTAGAGAACACGCTTTTTGCTTTTTCAAAGAGGGAGCGGTAAAAGTAATGATAGGAATATTAATAACCATTAAGGAAACAAtcaaactaaaatttactaatgAATTGAAGAATTGACTGTGTCCCATTTGAGTATTCGAGAGAATACCAATTTGGTAGTCAAATTTCTCGGATCGTGACACACGTTAAATGAATTGTAGCTGACGTGTATGGTGGGGGCAGCAAAAGTATTCAGTACGATTAGGAGCGACTTGAATTTAGACACACCTTTGAAATTTATGCTTTTATTCATGTGATTTTGCACCATTTGGTACTTGTTCTTTGAACACCGTCCCTTGTCCTTTCACATAAAACGGTCCTGGGCCCAATGAAAACCAAAGACAAAAACAGAAAAACAAGGCATCTATTACTTTCCATCGTTTTGGTGACTATTATTTCAAATGGATGATGAAAGATATGATGTTTGGTGGGCGAGATTCTTGCTTTAGTTAAATAGTACTCATGGGAAGTAAGGGGAGTAAATTGTAATGTTCCCTAATATATATCATCGCGTATAAAAGCTGTGCGgtgaaaaaatagaagaaaaaaagtGATTAAAATGATAGCGGAGAAGTTAGAATAATGAACAAAAAAAGGTTAACACTTAAGTTTGATTACTTAAAAAGAATTtgaacttttgaaacttgtgaaaATGTTATACAATGacattattttaatttattgatATAAACATCTAAAACTATAAAGATTATAATGTAAATAAGAAAAGAACGTATAACACAATATGGTGCTAATTAACTACTCCATATACTAATTAATTAGTCCCTTTCTATAAGAGAACAGATATGAGGGGAATGGCAGATTGAGATTGTActgaaatatttttttccaaatttACTACTTAAAAGGGTAAAAGACAATGGGCTGGACTGCACCTATTCTGTTGCATCAAGTGGCCTAAGAGTACATACATCCAGCAACAACTAGCTAACGTCGATATCGTACGTGATAATGATATTGGGCTCTCTTTCCTGTTAATTCTGGTGGCAGCTGCTCACTTTTCTGCATTGGACTGCAGCTCTGTAATCCAAAAGCAAAAGCAGAACTACAACTTGATGCCTAAATCTAACGCTGCAAAATCAACTTCTTTATATGTAAAATGTGTAATTCTATGCAAATATGTATTGGATTGGAGTATGTCTGTTTTGGGCCTTGGCTTCGCAGGAACACACATTTCCCATTTCCCATGCCCAATTCGTTCTTCTCATGGAGGTGAAATTGCTGCAATAATAGCATGGGCTCAGAGTGGGCTGTAGTATGGATAGAAGCACTGCAATGTGATCAATACTGACCCAAGTGCACACGTTTTTTTAAAATCACTCGTGCTTTGATGCGTGAATTTAAGCTAGCGTTTGGATatagatttggttgaaacttaaaaaaaaatatttttgaagttgtgttgaaaaataatttttggaagttgaagttgtgtttggacatgcatttcatttgaaaaaagttaaaattttgtgagtggaagaaaatATTTCACTCAAAAACTACCCTAAACAAGTTTTTGAgaatttgaatttatttttttaatttttatatttcatGAACAAACAGTGTTTTcgaaaaaaaatttgaaaaaagtaacaaaaatttatggccaaaggAGCTAAGCTATAAGAGTGACAGTGCTCACAATATTTACATAATCAGTTACTTAAAAAGTAGTTATATGTAAATCTATATTATAAACGTTTACATAGTAATGTTCTTACAGTATTAAACTAAACTACACTGATAGTGTTCTATATACTTTTTTTGTACCAATTTATGTGTCATACTTTTTTATAGTTTATCCTAAAAAGAATatcatattttcttatttaaaaataatttaacttaaattttctattttaccTTTAATGGGATGATTTGTCGCCATACAAATATCTATAGTTTGTTTTAGAtcaaaaatttcaaaagtctaattttttaaaaatagttgTGCCGTGTCAAATACCGCCATTTAAATCCTTGATATGTAGTGCTTTTCTTTTTTCTATCACAATTCACAAGCTTTAATTTGTCTTGACTTCTGCCACAGATACTCCTCTAATACAGAATGTTTGTAACTTATTTTATGGATGCAGCAACTAGCTCAACTAAATCCAAAAGTTTCGATTATTGTAACAGCAGTATATGATTTTCAGGACCACATATCCACAAGGGAAAAGATATAGTCCTACTTGTGTTAGGGCGGTCCATACCTATGGTGTATAGGCCTTCTTTTAATAAGTATATACATATTAGCCCCAAATCCAAAGCCATTTTTCTCTCGAATGAGTGCGCAACTGCCAAAACTCCATAATCAGAATCCTATAACTATAAGATAGGGAAAGAAATTGACGGCACATGAATTACTTGGGAAAGTAAGTGTTTGATAGTATCAAacgatatttattttttttcacaATAGATATGAGTTTCGCTCTTCCATATTACTTCCTCTGCTCCTTTCTTTGTATAtgtaataaaatttaaaattagaaAAGGTTCTCTTTCCAGAAACTTTTTGGTGTTCGTAACCCCTGATCAAATATCGGCAAGCAATAATATTCTGCTCATAATCAAGGAATCTTCAACAAACTTATCTTATCTTAAACAGGCATATTCCCTCTAATTTGGGGTGTTAAGTTTAACCCAAAAAATGTATTTATTATCATTTTTAGCCCACACCAGACACTATTTATATCTGGTGGCCGAAAAAGTttataaaacttgtataatttttatatagcacatacacaatgtatatatatatacaaaaaaatatataaattttatatattttttcgattattatttttacagcgactATATGGTGTCATTTTTCAAAAAATGTAATACATTCAACTTGTCAACACGTCCAAATTTGACCCATGCACCAATTTGATACCTAATGGTGATTATTTTGAGATGTTTTTTCTGACTTGCACAATTAAGTTGGATAGATTAAGTTACTGCCCGTTGTAATTCACTCACCTTAGCCAATTAAGACAGGTTAAATTACGACTGCTTATTGATTGAAAGCGTTTTAATCTGTACAAACTTGACAATGTATATCTGTTCAATAGACACCGTTATTTGTGATAATGGACTATTCGGTATTATCTCTAGCTCAACCATTCTTTTTGCAAGTTCACAGAATACATGACATCATGATCACTTTGTATGTTTAATGTACTGCCATGGTTTCCTTTTGTTAGCATGTGGACCCAGTGGCGGACCAAGAATTTTTATCAAGCGGGTTTAAAATACGAAAAAGTAAATATATAAAGAGGtcaacaaaaaaatatattaataaaatatattattacaaCTGTCCTCTACGAGTTTTCATTTCCTGAAACGTATTAATAATAGTCTCATCAGAAATGGtgttaaatatttttctttctacaTAAGGTACTAAATAACCGCTCATGAATTCGTCATTCATTCGTTTTCGCAATTCACTCTTGATCAACTTAATCGTCGAAAAAGTTCTTTCAACGGTAGCAACAGGTAGAAGCAAAGCAAATTTCACAGGGCGAAACACAAATGGATAATTCAAATGCTTCTTTGTCTTAACTAGTGTTTCAGAAAGATCAACAAGTTCTTGTAGATTTGAGAACCTTTCATCAACATCACGAGCATCAACAATATAAGTTTCAAGCTGATTCTTGAGTGTAACCGTTATATTCTCATCAAAATCATCAGGATATAATTCAGCCATCCTCAATATCTTGTTTATGTCAAAACTGGAAAATGAGTCAACTGGATTTAAGCAAGCTACTCCAACAAGCAAGTTCGCTGTCACCTCATTAAAACGAGCATTGAGTTCTTGAACTTGCCAATCAATAATCTTAAAAAATATATCAACACGATAGTGATGTAAAATAATATAATCAGCAACTTTACGTCGAGATCTTCCAGAGTTAACATAGAGGTCATCAAAGTTTGGTATCAAAATATTATACTTGACACAAAATGCAGATACCTTATCAATAAGTGAATCCCATTCTTCTTCTCTTAGCTTTTGCAACCGTCTCTTTGCCACTTCAACAAGTAGAATAGCATTTGCAATATCTTGCTCCTTTTTTTGTAAGGATGTATTAAGCTCATTTGTGATCCCCAATACATCTCTCATTatgtgcaacatgaaagaaacCTCAAATGTTTGACAACTGCTAAGATATCCCTTTACCTTAGGTCTTTCTTCTAAAGTCCGGACATCAACAACGATAGTATCAAGAACATCAATAATTGAGCCAAACATAGAAATAAAGTTCTTAAAAGATTTGTAGTGCGAACCCCAACGAGTATCTGCAGCTCTAGCAAGACCAAGTTCTTGATTCAAACCCCTACCAGTTTCAAGTTTACCCATGTCTAATGCCTCTTGAACTTTTTCTGCTTGAGATTCTCGAAGATCATCCATACGTTTAAAAGAACCTCCCACtatattcaatacattataaACCAACAATACAAGTTCTCCCACTTCAAGATACTTTTTGGATACCGCAACAAGAGTCAATTGAAGTTGGTGTGCAAAACAATGAATGGAATAAGCAGATTTACTTTCTTATTGAATCAAAGTTTCGAGGCCACATAAATCCCCTTGCATGTTGCTTGCTCCATCATAGCATTGTCCACGCACATAAGATAAACTCAAAGAATGTTGAGCAAGGTAATCAACAATTGCTTTCTTTAAACATAAAGCAGTAGTATTACTAACATGAACGATCCCAATAAAATGCTCCACCACAGATCCGCATCTATTAACATATCGCATGACAATAGCTAATTGCTCTTTGTGTGATACATCACATAATTCATCAACTAGCAATGCAAAAAAGTTTTTATTTAGATCGTCCATAATTGCTTTAACTGTTTCAATTTTACATGCAATGATAATGTCTTTCTGAATTTTATGAGAAGTCAACTGATCATTCTTTGGAGCCTTTTTCAATACAAGATCATGAATTTTATCGCACCTCTCTGCATACCATGAAAGAATCTCAAGAAAGTTACCCTTGTTTAATGATGATTCATCTTCACGATGTCCACGAAATGTCAATCCTTGATTCAATAGGAGTCTCACCACCTCAATTGAAGTCTTCAAGCAAATTTTGTATTCGAGCTTGGTTTGAGTGGATTGCCTATCAAATGAAGTTTGAATTGACTGTTTTTGTTTTAATAGATCTTTACATTTCCTTTTTGCCTGATTATGAATATTGCTCGACCCATGCATATCTAATCTATTCTTTTTGTGCCAGCTCTTAAATCCTAAACTTGAAAATACATCACCTCCACCTTGATGAATGCCTTCATCTTGAAATAAGTAACAATACAAACAGTAAGCTGCATCTTCAATCACACTATACTCCAACCAATTATGATATCCTTTAAACCATTTAGGATTGAAACGACGCTTTAAGCCCGAAAAATCTCTTTGAGGAAACTTATGATATCGGGGTTGGCAAGGACCTCTTCGGAGGTATTCTCTTCTAATCTCATCACGCTCATTTGGATGAAAGTCTCTAATGGGTAATCTCTCCTTTGGATCAGTCTTTAAAGAATCGAGATCTATTCCTTGTCTTTATTTTTTAGAGGATTGAGATTGTTCTACTAATTGGTTCAAATTTTCTTCCACGGGAGTAACAATTAGAGAGAATGAACTTGATTGTGGCAACTTGGAAGATACCGGAGGATAAAATCTCTTCATTGTAACATAAACTGGATTACCAAATTAGAATTCGAATTAGAAgaataatttaattaaacttaaatTTAAACTAACATTTATTCATTCTTCAccaataatttaattttcttttattttacatATCATTATATTATAAAACAGTTAGATGAGATTTTAATCATCATTAAATAGCTTTGGACCACaactttgaaagttcaaaatgtcTTTACAAGAGTTATTGTTtttatcataatttttcttgAAGCAACAAAGAGAACAAATAAAAAAATCAGCAATGTAAATTCTAGTGAGGGGCAAGTATTTTAAAGCAGACTATTTATATCATGGAATAATTGAGTTAATTGAAAAGAACGCCTATATAATGC containing:
- the LOC138905380 gene encoding uncharacterized protein, translated to MHGSSNIHNQAKRKCKDLLKQKQSIQTSFDRQSTQTKLEYKICLKTSIEVVRLLLNQGLTFRGHREDESSLNKGNFLEILSWYAERCDKIHDLVLKKAPKNDQLTSHKIQKDIIIACKIETVKAIMDDLNKNFFALLVDELCDVSHKEQLAIVMRYVNRCGSVVEHFIGIVHVSNTTALCLKKAIVDYLAQHSLSLSYVRGQCYDGASNMQGDLCGLETLIQ
- the LOC104098927 gene encoding uncharacterized protein, with protein sequence MDDLRESQAEKVQEALDMGKLETGRGLNQELGLARAADTRWGSHYKSFKNFISMFGSIIDVLDTIVVDVRTLEERPKVKGYLSSCQTFEVSFMLHIMRDVLGITNELNTSLQKKEQDIANAILLVEVAKRRLQKLREEEWDSLIDKVSAFCVKYNILIPNFDDLYVNSGRSRRKVADYIILHHYRVDIFFKIIDWQVQELNARFNEVTANLLVGVACLNPVDSFSSFDINKILRMAELYPDDFDENITVTLKNQLETYIVDARDVDERFSNLQELVDLSETLVKTKKHLNYPFVFRPVKFALLLPVATVERTFSTIKLIKSELRKRMNDEFMSGYLVPYVERKIFNTISDETIINTFQEMKTRRGQL